The DNA sequence TGTTTGCCCTGCTGATCATGGTAGGCCAAGCGCAGACTACCAACGACACCACGATAACCGACTGGAGATTGTTGGGGACCGTGACCATTGACAACAGCGTGAACGGTCAAGAAATCATGCTTGACTCCGTTCCTGGAGATATCAGCGAAATCAAACTGGTTTCCACTACAGGGAATGTATCTGTCGCCAAGATGAGGATTGGGTTCTTCAACGGGAAAACCCAAGAAATCAACGCCAGGTACCGGCTGACCGAAAACCAAGAGAGTCGCCCGATTCGAGTGAAAGTTCCTCAATGGGGCGTACAGACCATGACGGTTTGGACTGAACCTTTCCAATTCTCCAACGCTGAATACGCAGCTCGGGGAATGGATCCGTCCAAAAGCAGCAAGTCCTTGAACCAAGTGATTCAACAGAATACGCAAGGAACTACGGCCCCCGTAACTACTGCACCTCCAACGGATGCAGATGACATCGAAGGACAATCGGAAAAAGAAGAAATGAGTATGGACGATCCAGATGCCAATGTTTCGTCTTCCACCACCAATCCTTTTGACACTTCTACCAGTACCGAGGAACTCCAAACCGTTCAGATTTGGGGCAAATAGTCAGCCTCCCATTAGGTAGGTGCATCCAAACCCGTTCGATTCCGGGCACCTACTGACGAATCCGAAACCTCAATAACACATGTTTGCCCGCAGCCATACTTTTCTCAAAGTATGGCTGCGGCTTTTGATATATTCTTGCTTTGCGTTTAGAACGCCTCTGATTCTTTCACAACCCGCTATTGCATGAAATTCACCTCGCTGGTATTTGCCTGCTGCCAAATCCTGACCATTTGGCTGTGTCCGAGACTTTGGGCCCAGCAGGTATTGGACCTTCCTACCGCACTTTCCCGAGCATCCTCCACCCACCCTTACGCTCAGCAGGGGGCGCTTCACCGCGAACTTTCGGAGTCAGAAGCCACGGCTATCCGCAAAGCACGATTGCCTCAAGCCATGATTCAGGGCCAGATCGCCTATTTTTCAGACGTCATTTCCCCGGCCGACGAAAACTCACCTGCAGCCCTCGTATTTCCAGACATTCCATTCCTCCAAGGCCAAGCCTACCTTCAGGTCAATTACGACCTCTACAACGGCAATATTCGCAACAAAAAACTCATCCAGAATGACGCTTCCCTCGATGTTTCCCTCGCCGATACAGAGGTGAAGCTATTCGAAATCAAGCAGCAGGTACTAGACCTCTATGTGGCCGCAGCCATTCTGGAAGCCCAGATGGGCATCTATCAGCAGGATCTCATCCCTCAGATCGATTCGCAGCTTCAAGAGATGATCGCCCAAGAAGCAGAAGGAGCGGCCCTACCCGGCCAGACGGACGCCATCCGATTGGAGTTTCAGCGCACCCAACAACAAATCGTGCAGCTAGCCTCCACGCGAGATGGATTGCTCCAGACATTGGCCGTATGGCTGGATGCTCCGGAAGAATGGGCCAATTGGTCCTTGCAACCTCCCGCTCAACTCGTAGATACTCGATCAGAGATCGATCGGCCCGAGTTGTCCCTGTTTCGGGCTCAGGGAACCCAATTGGCCACCTCCGATGGATTGCTCGAGTCGAGGCGTATGCCCATCGTTTCCGTCTATGGAATCGGCGGTTTTGGCGTACCCAATCCCTACAACTTTCTGGAAGTCAATGGGGATTTCTTCGGGCAAATCGGGTTGAGGGTCCAATGGAAGCCTTGGGATTATGGAGAGGTTCGCGCCAAACGGCAATCCTTGGAGGTCCAGCAATCGATCCTCCAACAACAGGAAGAAGCCTTCAAACGAGGATTGGATGCACAAATCGCCCGAACAGCCTCAGCCATTGAACAGGCCCAAAAATTGGTCGAACAAGACGATCAAATCATTCAAATCCTCGAACGAAACGCCAAGCGATCCAAAGCTCAACTCGAAATCGGGGTGGTGACCACGAGTCAACATATCGACGCACTGAAAGCACTTACCCAAGCCAAATTCACTCGCATAACGCACCAATGGGACATCATCAAACAACAATATTACCTCGCCATCGCCAAAGGCCATCTCTGAGTCGAAACCTGATCCTCGGGATTCGAAAGATGCGGATTGATGTCTTTTCCTTGGGCATCATGCTGCTATCGATCCACGGGTGCCAAACCGAAACCGCCAAGTCTGATGCCTATGGCAATTTCGAAGCAGTGGAAATCACGGTTTCAGCGGAAGGCAATGGCCAATTGATCGATTTCCCGGTTGAATCCGGACAGATCCTCGAATCCGATGAATATCTTGGACAAATCGACACCATCCTGCTACAACTCCAGATGGCGCAAGTAGAAGCCAACATTGCCTCACTCGGGGATCGCGTAGTCAGTATTCACGAGCAAATTGCCGTGTACGAGGCCAAACAACGGAAACTGGAACAAGATCA is a window from the Pontibacter sp. G13 genome containing:
- a CDS encoding TolC family protein — its product is MKFTSLVFACCQILTIWLCPRLWAQQVLDLPTALSRASSTHPYAQQGALHRELSESEATAIRKARLPQAMIQGQIAYFSDVISPADENSPAALVFPDIPFLQGQAYLQVNYDLYNGNIRNKKLIQNDASLDVSLADTEVKLFEIKQQVLDLYVAAAILEAQMGIYQQDLIPQIDSQLQEMIAQEAEGAALPGQTDAIRLEFQRTQQQIVQLASTRDGLLQTLAVWLDAPEEWANWSLQPPAQLVDTRSEIDRPELSLFRAQGTQLATSDGLLESRRMPIVSVYGIGGFGVPNPYNFLEVNGDFFGQIGLRVQWKPWDYGEVRAKRQSLEVQQSILQQQEEAFKRGLDAQIARTASAIEQAQKLVEQDDQIIQILERNAKRSKAQLEIGVVTTSQHIDALKALTQAKFTRITHQWDIIKQQYYLAIAKGHL